One window from the genome of Drosophila albomicans strain 15112-1751.03 chromosome 2L, ASM965048v2, whole genome shotgun sequence encodes:
- the LOC117565987 gene encoding probable RNA-binding protein EIF1AD translates to MSHPNTTRRKHVLKEMMEDDYSLPTEQQQIVRVISSRGNNLHEVEAPSPDAENFLVSMPNKFRKNVWVKRGDYILVEPIEEGDKVKAEICKILTPEHIKEYTKAGIWPERFTKKSAGLPVSNASDSDSDDSLPPNTNRPAHQQEDEETESDSDSEDSSD, encoded by the exons atgtcaCATCCGAATACAACGCGACGCAAGCATGTGCTCAAGGAGATGATGGAGGACGACTACTCGCTGCccacagagcagcagcaaattgtgCGAGTCATCAGCAGTCGCGGCAACAATTTACACGAGGTCGAGGCGCCTTCACCGGACGCCGAAAACTTTCTGG TTTCCATGCCCAACAAGTTTCGCAAGAATGTGTGGGTCAAGCGCGGCGATTACATTCTCGTGGAGCCCATCGAGGAGGGCGACAAAGTCAAGGCAGAGATCTGCAAGATTCTCACTCCCGAGCACATTAAAGAGTACACAAAAGCGGGCATTTGGCCAGAGCGATTTACTAAGAAATCAGCCGGATTACCCGTAAGCAATGCTTCAGATAGCGATTCAGATGACTCCTTGCCGCCCAACACAAATCGTCCTGCCCACCAACAAGAAGACGAAGAAACTGAGTCGGATTCGGACTCTGAAGATTCAAGCGATTGA
- the LOC117565985 gene encoding centrosomal protein of 97 kDa: MSGDESCNEKQTLNLCKQQLKKVPKQDDAQNIRKLILDDNELQKIDNIDSYLKIETLSLSRNQLLRMFGVCRLHCLRELNLSFNGILSIEGLKECVHLRELNLEGNNIKTIEHLNTNVLLESLNLADNSIGSISDMSYLRSLRELNLHGNRLTHLRQCDKYLPASLETLTLAKNSINDLNEICTLSHLSKLLSFSITDNPCVTMANSVDGFDHRPFVLNWCMSLKFIDGYVVDPIESLKAEWLYSQGRGRQFRVGEQAALAKYLSSVCPLFGKALENEHDRKLRLILSKAQHHQRQLQEEIMDNASSASTSPSAHRKKPTSRIQSPRFSRLSGRQGSPESMVNSYHGNSSNNSLSSTDNGIVNHHGLQMSTSLIENIKNGDGDNFSLASSMSGMSSSVNTKTYNSTESTPRNITPNPYNEQTFIGQAPLGGPLAAASKMVPVPETLMSPDVCPAAVAQRVMVTSAAAAQQLHKTKGNKNKDNKLNLPRVRSPQLRRMQSPTSSPRKTDRSSQLQQPQPMQAVATMLQGNATDASGFSTDDDGEQINIEKLRTIRKMAAQRTQQQQQHQQQQLLENNNLNCADRLIEHVTESSAVTIQKMWRGYHTRKKTKDIAEKLHKQRTHEYIDKLNKDMQLTKAQLQNERKIQQLQMQAINALWKKVSTMQVDAKAGSEQQQLSEETPTATTTDGSQGSQGQLCLDQNSAAVVNDLAKRCTILTDQVQQLQSSIGTIVNCLTMVCNLPQDALRKQINSSSECDEATDQQSSGVELRDSSSTQTDLIAVHTPQLEDLSNFPFTKPRPSTLALESKHDALLETAKIAGEAAATATAEDADESKENIEQEEVQLN, translated from the exons ATGAGCG GCGACGAGAGCTGCAACGAAAAGCAGACGCTAAATCTTTGCAAGCAGCAACTGAAGAAGGTGCCAAAGCAGGACGATGCCCAGAATATACGCAAACTTATACTGGACGACAATGAGCTGCAGAAGATTGACAACATTGATTCGTATTTGAAAATCGAAACG TTATCCTTGAGCCGCAATCAATTGCTGCGCATGTTTGGCGTCTGTCGTTTGCATTGCTTGCGTGAATTGAATCTCTCCTTCAATGGCATACTCTCCATTGAGGGTCTAAAGGAATGCGTGCATTTGCGTGAACTAAATCTAGAgggcaacaacatcaagacCATCGAACATCTCAATACGAATGTGCTGCTAGAGTCCCTTAATCTGGCGGACAATAGCATTGGCAGCATCTCGGATATGTCCTACTTGCGATCGCTGCGCGAACTCAATTTGCATGGCAATCGTTTGACGCATTTGCGTCAGTGTGACAAATATTTGCCCGCTTCGCTGGAGACCTTGACACTGGCCAAGAATAGCATCAATGATCTGAATGAGATTTGTACGTTGTCGCATCTGAGCAAGTTGCTCAGCTTTTCCATCACTGACAATCCCTGTGTCACAATGGCAAATAGCGTAGA TGGCTTTGACCATCGTCCTTTTGTGTTAAACTGGTGCATGAGCTTAAAGTTCATCGATGGCTACGTTGTGGATCCCATTGAGAGCTTGAAAGCCGAATGGTTATATAGTCAAGGACGCGGACGACAGTTTCGTGTGGGCGAACAGGCCGCTTTGGCCAAATACTTGAGTTCAGTGTGTCCACTGTTTGGCAAAGCGTTGGAGAATGAGCACGATCGCAAGCTGCGTTTGATACTGAGCAAGGCGCAGCATCATCAGCGTCAGCTGCAGGAGGAGATCATGGACAATGCGAGCTCGGCAAGCACATCGCCATCGGCGCATCGCAAGAAGCCCACAAGTCGCATCCAATCGCCACGCT TTTCACGTTTGAGCGGACGTCAGGGTTCGCCGGAGTCTATGGTGAACAGCTATCAtggcaatagcagcaacaacagtttgAGTAGCACTGATAATGGCATCGTTAATCATCATGGCTTGCAGATGAGCACATCGTTGATTGAGAATATTAAGAATGGCGATGGCGATAACTTCTCGCTGGCTAGCAGCATGTCTGGCATGTCGAGCAGCGTTAATACGAAGACCTACAACTCCACGGAGTCGACGCCGCGCAACATAACTCCTAATCCTTATAATG AGCAAACTTTCATTGGTCAAGCACCTTTGGGCGGTCCTTTGGCTGCCGCCTCGAAAATGGTGCCGGTGCCCGAGACTCTGATGAGTCCTGACGTTTGTCCCGCCGCCGTTGCCCAGCGTGTGATGgtcacatcagcagcagccgcgcagcagctgcacaaaaccaaaggcaacaaaaacaaag ACAACAAATTGAACTTGCCACGTGTGCGCAGTCCTCAACTACGTCGCATGCAAAGTCCCACGAGCAGTCCACGCAAAACCGATCGTAGctcgcagctgcagcaaccTCAACCTATGCAAGCGGTTGCCACAATGTTGCAGGGCAATGCCACAGATGCCAGTGGCTTTAGCACCGATGATGATGGCGAGCAGATCAACATTGAAAAGTTGCGCACGATTCGTAAAATGGCAGCACAACgtacacagcaacaacaacagcatcaacagcagcagttgctggaGAACAATAATCTGAACTGTGCGGATCGGCTGATAGAGCATGTGACGGAGTCGTCGGCGGTGACCATACAGAAGATGTGGCGAGGTTATCATACACGCAAGAAAACCAAAGATATTGCCGAGAAGCTGCACAAACAGCGCACACACGAATACATTGA CAAACTTAATAAGGATATGCAGCTGACCAAGGCGCAACTGCAGAACGAACGCAAAATCCAACAGCTGCAGATGCAGGCCATCAATGCGCTCTGGAAAAAAGTCTCCACAATGCAAGTGGATGCCAAAGCAGGcagtgagcagcagcaactgtcaGAGGagacaccaacagcaacaacaacagatggCAGCCAAGGCAGTCAAGGACAATTGTGTCTTGATCAGAACTCGGCAGCTGTTGTCAACGATTTGGCCAAACGTTGCACTATCCTAACTGACCAGGTGCAACAGCTGCAGAGCTCCATTGGCACCATTGTCAACTGCCTGACCATGGTGTGCAATCTGCCACAGGATGCGTTGCGCAAACAAATCAACAGCTCCTCGGAATGCGACGAGGCCACCGATCAGCAATCGTCAGGCGTGGAATTGCGCGACAGCAGCTCAACGCAAACGGATTTGATTGCTGTGCACACGCCTCAGCTGGAAGATTTAAGTAATTTCCCCTTTACGAAGCCAAGACCATCGACATTGGCACTGGAATCGAAGCATGATGCCTTGCTGGAGACTGCCAAAATTGCAGgcgaggcagcagcaacagcaactgcagaaGATGCTGACGAATCGAAGGAGAACATTGAACAGGAAGAAGTTCAGTTAAATTGA